The Pseudorasbora parva isolate DD20220531a chromosome 16, ASM2467924v1, whole genome shotgun sequence genome includes a region encoding these proteins:
- the slc17a8 gene encoding vesicular glutamate transporter 3 isoform X2 yields the protein MLSGLGFCISFGIRCNLGVAIVEMVNNNTVYINGTAVMQPAQFNWDPETVGLIHGSFFWGYIVTQIPGGFISNKLAANRVFGAAIFLTSLLNMFIPSAARVHYGCVLFVRILQGLVEGVTYPACHGMWSKWAPPLERSRLATTSFCGSYAGAVIAMPLAGILVQYVGWPSVFYIYGVFGIIWYTFWLLLAYDSPAIHPTISEEERTYIETSIGEGANLMSSTEKFKTPWREFFTSMPVYAIIVANFCRSWTFYLLLISQPAYFEEVFGFPISKVGILSAVPHMVMTIIVPIGGQLADYLRSHKILSTTTVRKIMNCGGFGMEATLLLVVGFSHTRAVAISFLILAVGFSGFAISGFNVNHLDIAPRYASILMGISNGVGTLSGMVCPLIVGALTKHKTRLEWQHVFVIASMVHYTGVIFYAIFASGEKQDWADPESTSDEKCGIIGEDELADETEPSSDSALATKQKTYGTTENSAGRKQGWKKKKGVTMQADEDHGSNHYENGDYQNQYQ from the exons ATGCTCAGCGGACTTGGCTTTTGCATCTCGTTTGGCATCCGCTGCAACCTCGGTGTAGCCATTGTAGAAATGGTTAATAACAACACCGTCTACATTAATGGGACTGCCGTCATGCAG CCAGCTCAGTTTAATTGGGATCCAGAGACAGTGGGATTGATACATGGCTCTTTTTTCTGGGGCTACATTGTCACGCAAATCCCTGGAGGTTTCATCTCCAATAAGCTAGCAGCTAACAG GGTGTTTGGAGCAGCCATTTTCTTGACGTCATTGCTAAACATGTTTATTCCGTCAGCTGCCAGGGTTCACTACGGCTGTGTCTTGTTTGTACGAATCTTGCAAGGTCTGGTGGAG GGTGTCACATATCCAGCCTGCCATGGGATGTGGAGCAAATGGGCTCCTCCATTGGAGAGAAGTCGTCTTGCTACTACCTCGTTCTGTG GATCTTATGCAGGAGCTGTGATAGCCATGCCACTGGCTGGAATATTAGTGCAGTATGTGGGTTGGCCCTCTGTCTTCTATATATATG GTGTGTTTGGTATTATATGGTATACCTTTTGGCTCTTGCTGGCGTATGATAGCCCAGCGATACATCCCACCATCAGTGAAGAAGAAAGAACATATATAGAGACCTCTATTGGGGAAGGAGCCAATTTAATGAGTTCTACAGAG AAATTTAAAACTCCTTGGCGTGAATTCTTTACATCTATGCCTGTCTACGCCATCATTGTGGCAAACTTCTGCCGCAGCTGGACCTTCTACCTCCTGCTCATTAGTCAGCCAGCGTACTTTGAAGAGGTCTTTGGGTTCCCCATCAGCAAA GTGGGCATTTTGTCAGCGGTCCCCCACATGGTGATGACGATCATTGTGCCCATAGGGGGCCAGCTGGCTGACTACCTGAGAAGTCATAAAATCCTCTCTACTACAACTGTACGCAAAATCATGAACTGTGGAG GTTTTGGCATGGAGGCCACGTTGCTGCTGGTGGTCGGGTTCTCACACACACGTGCAGTGGCCATCTCATTCCTCATCCTGGCAGTGGGCTTCAGTGGATTTGCGATATCAG GATTTAATGTAAACCATCTGGACATAGCTCCTCGCTATGCCAGTATTCTTATGGGCATCTCTAATGGAGTAGGCACCCTGTCTGGCATGGTTTGCCCCCTCATTGTTGGAGCACTCACTAAACACAAG ACTCGCCTGGAGTGGCAGCATGTGTTTGTGATTGCTTCCATGGTGCATTACACTGGCGTGATCTTCTATGCCATCTTTGCCTCTGGTGAGAAGCAGGACTGGGCCGATCCTGAGAGCACTAGTGATGAGAAATGCGGCATCATCGGGGAAGATGAGCTGGCCGATGAGACCGAACCCAGCAGCGACAGTGCCCTGGCGACCAAGCAGAAGACCTATGGAACAACAGAAAACTCTGCAGGCCGCAAGCAAGGCTGGAAGAAGAAGAAAGGCGTGACCATGCAAGCTGATGAAGATCACGGATCAAATCATTACGAAAATGGGGATTATCAAAACCAGTATCAATGA
- the slc17a8 gene encoding vesicular glutamate transporter 3 isoform X1, with protein MPLGGFAGLKEKLRPGKEELKNNVGDSLGNLQKKIDGTNVSEEDNIELTEDGRPVAAPKHSPPLLDCGCFGLPKRYIIAMLSGLGFCISFGIRCNLGVAIVEMVNNNTVYINGTAVMQPAQFNWDPETVGLIHGSFFWGYIVTQIPGGFISNKLAANRVFGAAIFLTSLLNMFIPSAARVHYGCVLFVRILQGLVEGVTYPACHGMWSKWAPPLERSRLATTSFCGSYAGAVIAMPLAGILVQYVGWPSVFYIYGVFGIIWYTFWLLLAYDSPAIHPTISEEERTYIETSIGEGANLMSSTEKFKTPWREFFTSMPVYAIIVANFCRSWTFYLLLISQPAYFEEVFGFPISKVGILSAVPHMVMTIIVPIGGQLADYLRSHKILSTTTVRKIMNCGGFGMEATLLLVVGFSHTRAVAISFLILAVGFSGFAISGFNVNHLDIAPRYASILMGISNGVGTLSGMVCPLIVGALTKHKTRLEWQHVFVIASMVHYTGVIFYAIFASGEKQDWADPESTSDEKCGIIGEDELADETEPSSDSALATKQKTYGTTENSAGRKQGWKKKKGVTMQADEDHGSNHYENGDYQNQYQ; from the exons ATGCCACTGGGGGGGTTTGCGGGTCTAAAGGAGAAGCTCAGACCGGGGAAGGAGGAGTTGAAGAACAATGTGGGCGACTCTCTGGGGAACCTGCAGAA GAAGATCGATGGCACTAATGTGTCTGAAGAGGACAACATTGAGCTGACAGAAGATGGCCGGCCAGTGGCAGCTCCTAAACATAGCCCACCCCTTTTGGATTGTGGCTGCTTTGGCCTTCCCAAGCGTTACATCATCGCCATGCTCAGCGGACTTGGCTTTTGCATCTCGTTTGGCATCCGCTGCAACCTCGGTGTAGCCATTGTAGAAATGGTTAATAACAACACCGTCTACATTAATGGGACTGCCGTCATGCAG CCAGCTCAGTTTAATTGGGATCCAGAGACAGTGGGATTGATACATGGCTCTTTTTTCTGGGGCTACATTGTCACGCAAATCCCTGGAGGTTTCATCTCCAATAAGCTAGCAGCTAACAG GGTGTTTGGAGCAGCCATTTTCTTGACGTCATTGCTAAACATGTTTATTCCGTCAGCTGCCAGGGTTCACTACGGCTGTGTCTTGTTTGTACGAATCTTGCAAGGTCTGGTGGAG GGTGTCACATATCCAGCCTGCCATGGGATGTGGAGCAAATGGGCTCCTCCATTGGAGAGAAGTCGTCTTGCTACTACCTCGTTCTGTG GATCTTATGCAGGAGCTGTGATAGCCATGCCACTGGCTGGAATATTAGTGCAGTATGTGGGTTGGCCCTCTGTCTTCTATATATATG GTGTGTTTGGTATTATATGGTATACCTTTTGGCTCTTGCTGGCGTATGATAGCCCAGCGATACATCCCACCATCAGTGAAGAAGAAAGAACATATATAGAGACCTCTATTGGGGAAGGAGCCAATTTAATGAGTTCTACAGAG AAATTTAAAACTCCTTGGCGTGAATTCTTTACATCTATGCCTGTCTACGCCATCATTGTGGCAAACTTCTGCCGCAGCTGGACCTTCTACCTCCTGCTCATTAGTCAGCCAGCGTACTTTGAAGAGGTCTTTGGGTTCCCCATCAGCAAA GTGGGCATTTTGTCAGCGGTCCCCCACATGGTGATGACGATCATTGTGCCCATAGGGGGCCAGCTGGCTGACTACCTGAGAAGTCATAAAATCCTCTCTACTACAACTGTACGCAAAATCATGAACTGTGGAG GTTTTGGCATGGAGGCCACGTTGCTGCTGGTGGTCGGGTTCTCACACACACGTGCAGTGGCCATCTCATTCCTCATCCTGGCAGTGGGCTTCAGTGGATTTGCGATATCAG GATTTAATGTAAACCATCTGGACATAGCTCCTCGCTATGCCAGTATTCTTATGGGCATCTCTAATGGAGTAGGCACCCTGTCTGGCATGGTTTGCCCCCTCATTGTTGGAGCACTCACTAAACACAAG ACTCGCCTGGAGTGGCAGCATGTGTTTGTGATTGCTTCCATGGTGCATTACACTGGCGTGATCTTCTATGCCATCTTTGCCTCTGGTGAGAAGCAGGACTGGGCCGATCCTGAGAGCACTAGTGATGAGAAATGCGGCATCATCGGGGAAGATGAGCTGGCCGATGAGACCGAACCCAGCAGCGACAGTGCCCTGGCGACCAAGCAGAAGACCTATGGAACAACAGAAAACTCTGCAGGCCGCAAGCAAGGCTGGAAGAAGAAGAAAGGCGTGACCATGCAAGCTGATGAAGATCACGGATCAAATCATTACGAAAATGGGGATTATCAAAACCAGTATCAATGA